The Paenalcaligenes faecalis genome has a window encoding:
- the rplJ gene encoding 50S ribosomal protein L10 — translation MSLNRQEKALVIEEVAGQVAKAQSIIIAEYRGLDVASVTVLRKQARESGVYLRVLKNTLVRRAIADTSFDGLSDQLVGPLMYAVSEDPVAAAKTMADFAKTNPSLVIKGGAMPNSLLDEAGVKALASMPSRDELLAKLLGTMQAPITQFVRTLNEVPTKFVRGLAAVRDQKESA, via the coding sequence GTGAGTCTCAATCGTCAAGAGAAAGCGTTAGTTATCGAAGAGGTTGCTGGTCAAGTTGCCAAAGCCCAATCGATCATTATCGCTGAATATCGTGGTTTGGACGTGGCCTCCGTTACCGTATTGCGCAAACAAGCGCGTGAGTCGGGCGTGTATTTGCGTGTTCTTAAAAACACGCTAGTTCGTCGTGCTATTGCAGATACTTCTTTTGATGGCCTATCAGATCAACTTGTTGGTCCTTTGATGTATGCCGTCAGCGAAGACCCTGTAGCAGCCGCGAAAACCATGGCTGATTTCGCTAAAACAAACCCAAGCTTAGTCATTAAAGGCGGCGCTATGCCAAACAGCCTTCTTGACGAAGCAGGCGTCAAAGCGTTGGCATCTATGCCTTCACGCGACGAGCTATTGGCGAAATTGCTTGGCACTATGCAAGCTCCTATTACGCAATTTGTGCGTACGCTTAACGAAGTACCAACTAAATTTGTACGTGGCTTGGCTGCTGTACGCGATCAAAAAGAAAGCGCGTAA
- the rplL gene encoding 50S ribosomal protein L7/L12 → MTKDQILEAIASMTVLELSELITEMEDKFGVSAAAAAVAVAAPAAGGAAASAEEQTEFTVHLASVGDKKVNVIKAVREITGLGLKEAKDLVDGAPKDVKEGVSKQEAEEAKKKLEEAGAAVELK, encoded by the coding sequence ATGACTAAAGATCAAATCCTAGAAGCCATCGCTAGCATGACTGTGCTAGAGCTTTCCGAGCTAATCACTGAGATGGAAGACAAGTTCGGCGTTTCCGCCGCTGCTGCAGCTGTTGCTGTTGCTGCTCCTGCTGCTGGTGGCGCTGCTGCCTCTGCTGAAGAGCAAACAGAGTTCACAGTTCACCTAGCTAGCGTTGGCGACAAAAAAGTTAACGTAATTAAAGCTGTTCGTGAAATCACTGGTTTAGGCTTGAAAGAAGCTAAAGACCTAGTTGACGGCGCTCCTAAAGACGTTAAAGAAGGCGTTTCCAAGCAAGAAGCTGAAGAAGCTAAGAAAAAGCTTGAAGAAGCTGGCGCTGCAGTCGAGCTTAAATAA
- the rplA gene encoding 50S ribosomal protein L1 — protein MAKLSKRAAAIAAKIDRNTFYPVTEALTLVKESATAKFDESIDIAVQLGIDPRKSDQLVRGSVVLPAGTGKSVRVAVFAQGDKADEARAAGADIVGMDDLAEQIKAGQMDFDVVIASPDTMRVVGTLGQILGPRGLMPNPKVGTVTPDVVTAINNAKAGQVQYRTDKAGIIHATIGRASFNVEQLQENLLALVDALNKARPSAAKGVYMRKIAVSSTMGGGARVDISSLQA, from the coding sequence ATGGCTAAACTAAGCAAACGCGCAGCAGCTATTGCCGCTAAAATCGACCGTAACACATTTTACCCTGTGACTGAAGCGCTAACTTTGGTTAAAGAGTCAGCCACAGCTAAGTTCGACGAGTCCATCGACATCGCCGTACAGCTAGGTATTGATCCTCGTAAATCCGACCAATTGGTTCGTGGTTCAGTGGTTCTACCAGCTGGCACTGGTAAATCCGTACGTGTTGCTGTGTTCGCCCAAGGCGACAAAGCAGACGAAGCCCGCGCCGCTGGTGCAGACATCGTTGGCATGGATGATTTGGCCGAGCAAATTAAAGCCGGTCAAATGGATTTTGACGTTGTAATTGCTTCCCCAGACACCATGCGTGTTGTGGGTACTTTAGGCCAGATCTTAGGCCCACGTGGTTTAATGCCTAACCCTAAAGTAGGTACAGTAACTCCTGATGTTGTTACTGCTATCAACAATGCTAAAGCAGGTCAGGTGCAATACCGTACAGATAAAGCGGGTATTATCCACGCTACTATCGGCCGTGCCTCGTTCAACGTTGAACAGCTACAAGAAAACTTGCTTGCTCTAGTTGATGCTTTGAATAAAGCTCGTCCTTCAGCAGCAAAAGGCGTTTACATGCGTAAAATCGCCGTATCCTCCACTATGGGTGGCGGTGCGCGTGTAGACATCTCCTCTTTACAAGCCTAA